ACCTCCTCGATGAGGGGCCCACTGTCGTGATGGTGGTGACCAAGAGCACGACTGGTGGGCACGAGGCGGTGTCCGAGTACAGCCACGGCGAGGGAGTCGATGTCGTCGGGCAGCACGTATCCTCGCCCACGGAGCGCTGCCTGAGCCTTTGCCGCGCGAATGAGCTGCAGGGTGGCCCGCGGGCTGGCCCCGAGGCGCAGGTCGCGGTCGTCTCTCGTGGCCCGAACAATGCTCACGGCGTATTCCTTCACGGCACCCGACGCGAAGACGCCGCGGGCCGCCTCCATCATGCCGCGCAGCTGGGCGCCCGAGACGACGGCACCGATTTGTGCCAGAGGACTGCTGGTGTCGCGGGAATCGAGCATGGCGAGTTCGGAATCGGTGTCAGGATACCCCATCGAAATTCGGGCCATGAAGCGGTCCCGCTGTGCCTCGGGGAGGGCGTAGGTGCCCTCCATCTCAATGGGGTTCTGGGTGGCCATGACGGTGAACGGTAATGCTAGTGGGTAGGTCGTGCCGTCCACGGTGACCTGACGTTCCTCCATGCATTCCAGAAGCGCCGACTGGGTCTTCGGACTGGCCCTGTTGATCTCGTCGCCAATCACAATGTTGGCAAAGACCGGACCCGGCTTGAACTCAAATTGTCGGTCTGCTTGGTTGTAGACGGAGACACCCGTCACATCGGACGGCAGCAGGTCGGGCGTGAACTGAATGCGGCTGACCGAACAGTCCACCGAGCGTGCAAGCGCCTTGGCGAGCATGGTCTTGCCCACACCCGGGACATCCTCGATGAGCAGATGCCCCTCCGCCAGCAGAACGGTCAGGGCGGTGAAAACGGCGGCATGTTTGCCGTCGATGACGCGCTCCACGTTCTGCATGATGGCGGAGCCAGCCTTGTGCACGTCGGTCACGGAGACTGCTGGGTGCGTGGGCGTGTCCGCCGCAGTGGATACTGTGTCGTCCTCATGACCGTGCTTCACCTCGACGCGCGAACCGGCGACGATGGGGGTGGGCACTTTCGATGAGGACGGACTCATACGGTGGCTTTCTGCAGATACTCCGCGACAACCCGAGGCACGTAGGGCGAGACATCTCCGCCGAGCGCGGCAACCTGCCGCACCAGGGAACTCGACACGTGGCCGTTGGCCGGATTGGGCAGAAGAAAGATGGTTTCCACCGAGGCCAGGTTGCGATTCACAATCGCCATGGGTGTTTCGTAGGTCACGTCGATCTGAGATCGCACGCCCTTCACCAGTACGCTGGCTCCAACGTCCATGCAGTAATCGACGAGAAGGCCCACGCTCCACGAGGACACCACAATGTTCGTGGGTAAGCCGGCTTCCCTAATCGCCTGCTCCAGCAAGGAGACGCGCTGGCTGATGGGAAGCAGGGCCGATTTGTCGGGGTTATGCACGACAAGAACGTGAAGTTCATCGAAGAGGCCGGCGGCGCGATCAATCACATCCAGGTGACCAAGGGTGACGGGGTCAAATGAACCGGGTACGACGGCGATCCTGCGCATACCAACACCCTATCCCCCCGCGGTGACCCCGGTAGGCGGAGTCGGCGTCTGAGGCTGGAGCCTCAGCTTTTGCTCAGCCACGTGCGTTCGGACTCGTCAAGACGGCGGTTCACCGCGTCGCGGAGCGCTGGCATGGTGCGCAGCTCCGGGTCACCGCTCACGAGCGAGAAGGCAGCGGCACGCGCCGATTCGATAATGGCACCGTCCACAGCCACCCGCAGAAACCGCAGTGACGAGTTAGCCCCGGACTGTGTATCGCCGAGCACATCGCCCTCTCGACGGAGTCTGAGGTCAAGGTCGGCCAGCTCAAAGCCGTCGAGGGTGCTCTGAACGGCGTCCACGCGTTCGCGTGCCACGCCGCCGAGTTCCGCATCGGTGACGAGCAGACAGAGACCCGGCACCGACCCGCGACCCACTCGCCCGCGCAACTGGTGTAGTTGCGACACACCGAAGCGATCGGCGTCCATCACCACCATGGCCGACGCGTTCGGCACGTCGACACCCACTTCGATGACCGTCGTCGCCACCAGCACATCAATCTCGCCCGCAGCAAAAGCACGCATGGTCTGATCCTTCTCGTCGCTCGTCATGCGGCCATGCAGGGCCTCCAGTCGGTACCCCTGGAGAAGAGACGTGCTCCGCAGCCCGGCGAGTGTGGTCTCCACGTTTGTCAGCGCCTTCGGCGTGTCCTCCGGGGGCAGCGGGAGGGCTTCCGCACCGTCTTCCACCTCCTTGGGAGCGATGGCCGGGCAGACCACGAAGGCCTGACGCCCGAGCGCCAGCTCGTCACGGATGCGCCGCCAAATATTCCAGAACCAGTCGGGATGCTCCGCCAGCGGAACCACGACGGTGGTAATGCCCTGCCGCCCACTCGGCAGCATACGAATGGTGCTCACATCGAGGTCGCCGAAAACGGTCATGGCGATGGTTCTCGGAATGGGCGTGGCGGTGAGCACGAGCACGTGCGGCGGGACGGTGCCCTTGAGCCGGAGAGTCTCCCTCTGGTCGACACCAAAACGGTGCTGCTCATCGATGATGATGAGCCCCAGGTCGAAGAACGTGACGTTGTCACTCAGCAGCGCGTGGGTACCAATCACGATGCGGGATTGCCCGGAGACGACCCGGAGCAGCGCCTTGCGTTTCTCGGCAACGGGCAGCTTTCCGGTGAGCAGGGTGGGCATGAGCTCGGCCGCCAGTGCGGGGCCGAGCATTGCGGTAATCGATCGCAGGTGCTGTCCGGCCAGCACCTCGGTGGGCGCGAGCAGCGCCGCCTGACCACCGCTTTCCGCCACGGCGAGCATGGCTCGAAGAGCCACAATGGTCTTGCCCGAGCCCACCTCTCCCTGCAACAGACGGTTCATGGGTGATGTCGCGGAGAGTTCCACAGCAATCTCGGCCGCCGCAATCTCCTGATCCACGGTGAGCACAAAGGGCAGCATGGCGTCGAAGCGTTCGAGGAATCCGCCCGGCGCAGGCACGCGGGGGGTGGTGTGCTCTTCCCGGGATTTCGTGTGTTTTTGCGCCAGGGCTGCCTGCAACACCCACGCCTCGGTAAAGCGCAGAGTGTCACGAGCAGCCTGCCACTCCGCGGAAAGCTCCGGGCGGTGGATGAGCTGAAGGGCCTGTTTGTGACCGAGCAGACCACGTTCGATGCGCAGCGCTTCGGGTACCGGATCGTCGATATCGCCGAGGTGCGGAAGAACGAGGTCGATAGACCGCTCCAGAATGAGGCTGGTCACCGCGGCGGTGGCGGCGTAAATGGGAATGAGGGGGCGCTGCAGCCACTCGTTGCTCGGGTCCTTCTCCGCCTCGTCACGCTCACCCTGGAAGGTGCGATAGGTGGGGTGAGCGAGCTGGCGAGCGCCGTTATATTCCGACACTCGACCCGAGAAGATACCCGTGACACCCGGGGCCAGCTCCCGGGTACGCCAGTCCATGCGGGTCTTGCCGAAGAACGTGAGGGTGAGCATTCCCTGACCGTGGCGAATCTTGACCGCCACGATATAGCCCTTGCGATTCTTCATTTCACTCTGAGTGGACGACACGACTTCGGCGGTGATGCTGACGTATTCATTGAGCGGAAGGAGTCCGCTGGTGGGGTCGAGCACACCGCGCATCACGTAACGACGCGGGTAGTGCCCGAGAAGATCGGACACGGTGAGCATGCCAAACGCCTTACCCAGCGCGGTTGCTGTGGGCTTGCCCACGGCAAGAACAAGAGGGGTGTCGAGGGTGAAGGTGGAATCACTCGAACCGGTCATAGTTCAATCGTAGGCGGCGGCACCGACAGCGCCTCCGAAGGCCCGTGCCTCCGAAGCCCAGCGCACCCTAGGCTCAGCGCACCGTAGGCTTATCGAACCATGACGCGAATCATCTCCGGGTTTGCCGGCTCTCTCACCCTGTCGGTTCCCAGGAGCGGCACTCGTCCCACGAGTGACCGGGTTCGGGAAGCCATTTTCTCCGCCCTCGACGCTCGGGATGCTGTGACCGGCACTCGGGTCGTGGATCTGTACGCCGGGTCCGGTGCTCTTGGCCTGGAGGCGGCCAGCCGCGGTGCCCGCGTGGTGACGCTGGTTGAAAACGGTTTCGGTGCCGCACAGTCGTGTCGGAAGAACGCCGACGCCGTGAAGCGCGCGGCACCTCAGGGGTCCGATCTCACCATCAAGGTGGCGGCTCAGGCCGTGCAGACCTTCCTTGCGGCCACGCCCGACGGCTTTGACGTGGTGTTCATTGATCCGCCCTACGAACTGGGTGAAACCGAACTCACGCACAACCTGGCCGCGCTGGTGCCGCTGCTCTCTGACGATGCCCTCGTCATTGTGGAGCGCAGCTCCCGCTCCCCCGAACCCACCTGGGGTCAAGGGCTTGAGCGCGAGCGCAGCAAGAACTACGGCGACACGACGGTCTGGTACGCCGGCCCGGTCGCTCCCACCAGCGACTAACCGCCAGCGACTAAGCGGCACCTAACCCGCGAGTCCGTCCCAGCCACGGTAGGGATCCCAGCCGCCCTGCGTGTGGGGCTGACCATCCACACACACTTGCCCAGCGGCCGCGGTCACAACACCAAGCGCCCGAAAACCGTCCGGCAGTGGGACTCCGGGCGGGAAGGTCGCCAGCAGTCCGTGGTCCTCACCACCTCCGAGTGCAACCTCGAGGCGATCGCCGAGGGCGCTGGAGGCGAAATCGATTCCCACCCCGCTGGCCCGCGCGATGCGCCCCGCGTCCAACGCGAGACCATCCGACACGTCAAGCATCGCCGTGGCACCGGCCACAGCCGCCGCAGGGCCGCAGTCGAGCGGGG
This sequence is a window from Cryobacterium sp. CG_9.6. Protein-coding genes within it:
- a CDS encoding MoxR family ATPase produces the protein MQNVERVIDGKHAAVFTALTVLLAEGHLLIEDVPGVGKTMLAKALARSVDCSVSRIQFTPDLLPSDVTGVSVYNQADRQFEFKPGPVFANIVIGDEINRASPKTQSALLECMEERQVTVDGTTYPLALPFTVMATQNPIEMEGTYALPEAQRDRFMARISMGYPDTDSELAMLDSRDTSSPLAQIGAVVSGAQLRGMMEAARGVFASGAVKEYAVSIVRATRDDRDLRLGASPRATLQLIRAAKAQAALRGRGYVLPDDIDSLAVAVLGHRLVPTSRALGHHHHDSGPLIEEVVHRILAATVVPVGTAERP
- the coaD gene encoding pantetheine-phosphate adenylyltransferase, translated to MRRIAVVPGSFDPVTLGHLDVIDRAAGLFDELHVLVVHNPDKSALLPISQRVSLLEQAIREAGLPTNIVVSSWSVGLLVDYCMDVGASVLVKGVRSQIDVTYETPMAIVNRNLASVETIFLLPNPANGHVSSSLVRQVAALGGDVSPYVPRVVAEYLQKATV
- a CDS encoding ATP-dependent DNA helicase RecG; this translates as MTGSSDSTFTLDTPLVLAVGKPTATALGKAFGMLTVSDLLGHYPRRYVMRGVLDPTSGLLPLNEYVSITAEVVSSTQSEMKNRKGYIVAVKIRHGQGMLTLTFFGKTRMDWRTRELAPGVTGIFSGRVSEYNGARQLAHPTYRTFQGERDEAEKDPSNEWLQRPLIPIYAATAAVTSLILERSIDLVLPHLGDIDDPVPEALRIERGLLGHKQALQLIHRPELSAEWQAARDTLRFTEAWVLQAALAQKHTKSREEHTTPRVPAPGGFLERFDAMLPFVLTVDQEIAAAEIAVELSATSPMNRLLQGEVGSGKTIVALRAMLAVAESGGQAALLAPTEVLAGQHLRSITAMLGPALAAELMPTLLTGKLPVAEKRKALLRVVSGQSRIVIGTHALLSDNVTFFDLGLIIIDEQHRFGVDQRETLRLKGTVPPHVLVLTATPIPRTIAMTVFGDLDVSTIRMLPSGRQGITTVVVPLAEHPDWFWNIWRRIRDELALGRQAFVVCPAIAPKEVEDGAEALPLPPEDTPKALTNVETTLAGLRSTSLLQGYRLEALHGRMTSDEKDQTMRAFAAGEIDVLVATTVIEVGVDVPNASAMVVMDADRFGVSQLHQLRGRVGRGSVPGLCLLVTDAELGGVARERVDAVQSTLDGFELADLDLRLRREGDVLGDTQSGANSSLRFLRVAVDGAIIESARAAAFSLVSGDPELRTMPALRDAVNRRLDESERTWLSKS
- the rsmD gene encoding 16S rRNA (guanine(966)-N(2))-methyltransferase RsmD, producing the protein MTRIISGFAGSLTLSVPRSGTRPTSDRVREAIFSALDARDAVTGTRVVDLYAGSGALGLEAASRGARVVTLVENGFGAAQSCRKNADAVKRAAPQGSDLTIKVAAQAVQTFLAATPDGFDVVFIDPPYELGETELTHNLAALVPLLSDDALVIVERSSRSPEPTWGQGLERERSKNYGDTTVWYAGPVAPTSD